In Pseudomonas sp. R76, one genomic interval encodes:
- a CDS encoding ArsR/SmtB family transcription factor: protein MSIDLDEIIKALAHPVRRDILTWLKDPKVQFPEQVHHHEYGICAGQIDQRCGLSQSTVSAHLATLQRAGLISSQKAGQWHFFKRNEETIQAFLTALTTELSAEIIEPL, encoded by the coding sequence ATGTCCATTGACCTCGACGAAATAATAAAAGCCCTGGCGCACCCAGTACGACGAGACATTCTCACCTGGCTGAAAGACCCGAAAGTGCAGTTCCCCGAGCAAGTGCACCACCACGAATACGGCATCTGTGCCGGGCAGATTGACCAGCGCTGCGGCTTGTCCCAGTCGACCGTGTCGGCCCACCTGGCCACGTTGCAACGGGCCGGGTTGATCAGCAGCCAGAAGGCCGGGCAGTGGCACTTTTTCAAACGCAATGAGGAAACGATTCAAGCCTTCCTCACGGCGCTCACGACTGAACTCAGCGCTGAAATCATCGAACCGCTGTAA
- a CDS encoding acyl carrier protein phosphodiesterase produces MNYLAHLHLGGQLPAQLLGSLYGDFVKGRLQGQYSPQIESAIQLHRSIDRFTDSHPLVGEALSRFSLTRKRYAGIVLDVFFDHCLARDWAQYADQPLERFTAQVYRVLAAEPQLPERLAQIAPYMAADDWLGSYREFAVMEQVLRGISRRLTQPEELRHAMQELRVLYEPLSEDFRLFYPELQKFAQLQLTTEI; encoded by the coding sequence ATGAATTATCTCGCACATCTGCACCTGGGCGGCCAACTTCCTGCGCAATTGCTGGGCAGCCTTTATGGCGACTTCGTCAAAGGCCGGCTGCAGGGCCAGTACAGCCCGCAAATCGAGTCGGCCATTCAGCTGCATCGCTCCATCGACCGTTTCACCGACAGCCACCCGTTGGTCGGCGAGGCGTTGTCACGCTTCAGCCTGACTCGCAAGCGCTACGCCGGGATTGTCCTCGATGTGTTTTTCGATCACTGCCTGGCGCGGGATTGGGCGCAGTATGCCGACCAGCCGCTGGAGCGTTTCACCGCCCAGGTATACCGCGTGCTGGCCGCCGAACCGCAGCTGCCGGAGCGGCTGGCGCAGATCGCGCCGTACATGGCGGCGGATGATTGGCTGGGTTCGTATCGTGAGTTCGCGGTGATGGAGCAGGTGTTGCGCGGGATTTCGCGGCGGCTGACGCAGCCTGAGGAATTAAGGCATGCGATGCAGGAGTTGCGGGTGTTGTATGAACCGCTGAGTGAAGATTTTCGGCTGTTCTACCCAGAGTTGCAGAAATTTGCACAGCTCCAACTGACAACTGAGATCTAA
- a CDS encoding lysophospholipid acyltransferase family protein: MARLRVYGRIARVLLVVALGLSMASVFGVFERLGVANSMVRRQRWSRFFMARLTNALPFRVTVHGELPKTPMLWVSNHVSWTDIPLLGMVTPLSFLSKAEVRTWPVAGWLAAKAGSLFIRRGSGDSQLIRKQMTRHLEQQHPLLMFPEGTTTDGRSLRTFHGRLLASAIDADVSLQPVAIRYLRDGQVDALAPFIGDDDLLSHLMRLFANDQGDVEIHVLKPIACAGQERAALAFQAQQAVQKALFGPLPEAEQVDARPAFAA, encoded by the coding sequence ATGGCCCGCCTGCGGGTGTACGGGCGCATTGCCCGGGTGCTGCTGGTGGTGGCGCTGGGCTTGAGCATGGCCAGTGTGTTTGGTGTGTTCGAACGTTTGGGCGTGGCTAATTCGATGGTGCGGCGCCAGCGTTGGTCGCGGTTTTTCATGGCGCGGCTGACCAACGCCCTGCCCTTTCGCGTGACGGTGCACGGTGAGCTGCCAAAAACGCCGATGCTGTGGGTGAGCAATCACGTGTCGTGGACCGACATCCCACTGCTGGGCATGGTCACGCCGCTGTCATTTTTGTCCAAGGCCGAAGTGCGCACCTGGCCGGTGGCCGGTTGGTTGGCAGCCAAGGCCGGCAGTTTGTTTATCCGCCGTGGTTCGGGCGACAGCCAGTTGATCCGCAAGCAGATGACTCGTCACCTGGAGCAACAGCACCCGCTGCTGATGTTCCCGGAAGGCACCACCACCGACGGGCGCAGCCTGCGCACGTTCCACGGGCGCTTGCTGGCCAGTGCGATTGATGCGGATGTGTCGCTGCAACCGGTGGCGATTCGTTACCTGCGCGATGGGCAAGTGGATGCGCTGGCGCCGTTTATTGGCGATGACGATTTGCTCTCACACCTGATGCGTCTGTTTGCCAACGACCAGGGCGATGTGGAAATCCATGTGCTCAAGCCGATTGCCTGCGCCGGACAGGAACGCGCGGCGCTGGCATTCCAGGCGCAACAGGCGGTGCAGAAGGCGTTGTTTGGGCCGTTGCCGGAGGCGGAGCAGGTGGATGCTCGGCCGGCGTTTGCGGCTTAA
- the olsB gene encoding L-ornithine N(alpha)-acyltransferase, giving the protein MTQIARISDTGNERRLQAERLVGAQALQEAQALRFNVFSGEFNAKLKGAELGLDMDDYDVHCSHIGVRDLNSGRLVATTRLLDHQAASTLGRFYSEEEFSLHGLLHLQGPILEIGRTCVDPAYRNGGTIAVLWGELAEVLNQGGYSYLMGCASIPMHDGGIQAHAIMQRLRERYLCNEHLRAEPKKPLPALDLPTNVIAEMPPLLKAYMRLGAKICGEPCWDEDFQVADVFILLKRDELCPRYARHFKAAM; this is encoded by the coding sequence ATGACTCAGATCGCCCGCATCAGCGACACCGGCAATGAACGCCGTCTGCAAGCCGAACGCCTGGTTGGCGCACAGGCGCTGCAGGAAGCCCAGGCCCTGCGGTTCAACGTGTTCAGCGGCGAGTTCAATGCCAAGCTGAAAGGCGCGGAACTGGGTCTGGACATGGATGACTATGATGTTCACTGCAGCCACATCGGCGTGCGCGATTTGAACAGCGGTCGACTAGTGGCCACCACCCGTCTGCTCGACCACCAGGCCGCGAGCACCTTGGGCCGGTTCTACAGCGAAGAAGAATTCAGCCTGCATGGTTTGCTGCACCTGCAAGGCCCGATCCTGGAGATCGGCCGCACCTGCGTCGATCCGGCTTACCGCAACGGTGGCACCATCGCGGTGTTGTGGGGCGAGTTGGCGGAAGTCTTGAACCAGGGCGGCTACAGCTACTTGATGGGTTGCGCGAGCATCCCGATGCACGACGGCGGCATCCAGGCCCACGCGATCATGCAGCGCCTGCGCGAACGCTACCTGTGCAACGAACACCTGCGCGCCGAGCCGAAAAAGCCGCTGCCGGCGCTGGACCTGCCGACCAACGTGATCGCCGAAATGCCGCCGCTGCTCAAGGCCTATATGCGCCTGGGCGCGAAGATCTGCGGCGAGCCGTGCTGGGATGAAGATTTCCAGGTGGCCGACGTGTTTATCCTGCTCAAGCGCGACGAGCTGTGCCCGCGTTACGCCCGCCACTTCAAGGCGGCCATGTAA
- a CDS encoding serine hydrolase domain-containing protein gives MVRGLLCVALLFVTVAAHAETWPDKDWARGATLSGPAVDALDSYAFPPRDDATRQGIRTDALLVIRDGEIIYERYAAPTTASTPHLTWSVSKSLMATVLGVAYGENRFKLTDPAARFYPPMKQHPKVTLADLLHWASGLDWQEDYEYAPLKSSVVAMLYTRGRADMAEFAADTEAVAAPGQAFRYSSGDSNILSAALKGMLGHKAYMSYPWDALFKPLGIHDATWETDADETFVASSYAYLTARDLARVGLLMARDGRWGEQQLLPKEWVAFNCQPFDKYKPGQDEAVPGGQWWLNRGAPKPWPDAPADTFAALGHWGQALYVLPDEHLVIVRYGDDRDGTYRHNELLKRVLAAVQP, from the coding sequence ATGGTCCGAGGCTTGTTGTGCGTTGCCCTGCTGTTTGTCACCGTCGCCGCCCACGCCGAAACCTGGCCTGACAAGGACTGGGCCAGGGGTGCGACGCTCTCAGGACCCGCTGTCGATGCTCTGGATAGCTACGCTTTTCCGCCGCGTGACGACGCCACCCGCCAAGGCATTCGCACCGACGCGCTGCTGGTGATCCGCGATGGCGAGATCATCTACGAACGCTACGCCGCACCTACCACCGCCAGCACCCCGCACCTGACCTGGTCCGTCAGCAAAAGCCTGATGGCCACCGTGCTCGGCGTGGCCTACGGCGAAAACCGCTTCAAACTCACCGACCCCGCCGCACGCTTCTACCCGCCGATGAAACAGCACCCCAAGGTGACCCTGGCCGACCTGCTGCACTGGGCCTCGGGCCTGGATTGGCAGGAAGACTACGAATATGCGCCGCTGAAATCCTCGGTGGTGGCGATGCTCTACACCCGTGGCCGCGCCGACATGGCCGAGTTTGCCGCCGACACCGAAGCCGTCGCCGCACCGGGCCAGGCCTTCCGTTACTCCAGCGGCGACAGCAACATCCTCTCCGCCGCGCTCAAAGGCATGCTCGGCCACAAGGCCTATATGAGTTACCCGTGGGATGCGCTGTTCAAGCCGCTGGGCATTCACGACGCCACCTGGGAAACCGACGCCGACGAAACCTTCGTCGCCTCGTCCTACGCCTACCTCACCGCCCGCGATTTGGCGCGGGTCGGCCTGTTGATGGCGCGCGACGGTCGCTGGGGTGAGCAGCAGTTGCTGCCCAAAGAATGGGTCGCCTTCAACTGCCAACCCTTCGACAAGTACAAACCCGGCCAGGACGAAGCCGTGCCCGGCGGGCAATGGTGGCTCAACCGGGGCGCCCCAAAACCATGGCCCGACGCACCCGCCGACACCTTCGCCGCCCTCGGCCACTGGGGCCAGGCGCTGTACGTGCTGCCCGATGAACACCTGGTGATCGTGCGTTACGGCGATGACCGCGACGGCACGTACCGCCACAACGAACTGCTCAAACGCGTGCTTGCGGCGGTGCAACCATGA
- a CDS encoding amidase, which translates to MIRRHPFISVFLLLLLALLGWIWHERVNLQAFPDIIAAYTAKEYCSCRYVQNNPADYCLGYVKQYVPTSAFSDNPERSEVTASGLGRTHTARWLGDRQGCRLNP; encoded by the coding sequence ATGATTCGTCGTCATCCGTTTATCAGCGTTTTTCTGCTGCTGTTACTCGCTCTGCTGGGCTGGATTTGGCACGAACGCGTCAACCTGCAAGCCTTCCCCGACATCATCGCGGCGTACACGGCCAAGGAGTACTGCTCGTGCCGGTACGTGCAGAACAATCCCGCCGACTATTGCCTGGGTTATGTGAAGCAATACGTGCCGACCAGCGCATTCAGCGACAACCCGGAGCGCAGTGAAGTGACGGCGAGCGGGTTGGGGCGCACGCACACGGCGCGCTGGCTAGGCGACCGTCAAGGCTGCCGCCTCAACCCCTGA
- a CDS encoding DUF3077 domain-containing protein, with protein sequence MTNAASAETIGAATFADCGENKSHLKVFRVNAGVPLVEALEHASHVLYYAKMLSLEAAMDPKAEKFAFASHYLGEMGKAIIDDLLLALQPGNQTPQ encoded by the coding sequence ATGACTAACGCAGCATCAGCCGAAACCATCGGCGCCGCCACCTTCGCAGACTGCGGAGAGAACAAAAGCCATCTGAAAGTGTTCCGCGTCAACGCCGGGGTTCCGCTCGTAGAAGCCCTCGAACACGCATCCCACGTGCTCTATTACGCAAAAATGCTCTCCCTTGAAGCCGCCATGGATCCCAAGGCGGAGAAGTTTGCATTCGCCTCGCATTACCTGGGAGAAATGGGTAAGGCCATCATTGATGACCTGCTGCTGGCATTGCAGCCTGGTAATCAAACCCCGCAGTAA
- a CDS encoding colicin E1 family microcin immunity protein has translation MTLGRKAENYFRMIRTRMGLEKNYYLKSFVIALFIFCMSVSVFKSSDKATIYILICGVNALLFPLARRAVENVVFRFTGKDFWATHPLRAAASHGGHVLLWMFYFVFAIPLGAFYGLWLWLKK, from the coding sequence ATGACGCTGGGGCGCAAGGCCGAAAACTACTTCAGGATGATAAGAACGCGAATGGGCCTGGAGAAAAACTATTATTTAAAAAGCTTCGTTATTGCGCTGTTTATTTTTTGCATGAGCGTCTCCGTTTTTAAATCAAGCGATAAGGCCACCATCTATATCTTGATCTGCGGGGTTAATGCGCTGTTGTTCCCGCTGGCCAGGCGTGCAGTTGAAAACGTTGTCTTTCGTTTTACTGGAAAAGATTTTTGGGCGACACATCCCCTACGGGCCGCCGCATCTCATGGTGGTCACGTACTGCTATGGATGTTTTATTTCGTTTTTGCCATTCCGCTTGGCGCCTTTTATGGACTGTGGTTGTGGCTGAAAAAATAG
- a CDS encoding M20 aminoacylase family protein, with amino-acid sequence MRPHQHILDWLSDVASDLHTVRQDIHAHPELGFEENRTSALVAQSLKNWGYDVHTGIGKTGVVGVLRNGSSSRTLGIRADMDALPIIENTGAAYTSQHAGCMHACGHDGHTTMLLGAARYLAATRQFDGTLNLIFQPAEEGQGGAEAMLADGLLERFPCDGLFGMHNMPGLPAGHLGLRVGPMMASQDLLTVTLEGVGGHGSMPHLTVDPLVAAASMVMALQTVVSRNIDTQEAAVVTVGALQAGQAANVIPQQALLRLSLRALNPKVREQMLERVNAIIQTQAASFGCTVQIEHRPAYPVLVNHAEETEFARQVGVALLGADAVDGNTRTLMGSEDFAWMLQRCPGSYLFIGNGVSRPMVHNPAYDFNDDILLTGAAYWGALAESWLKPA; translated from the coding sequence ATGCGCCCACACCAGCACATTCTGGATTGGCTCAGCGACGTCGCCAGCGACTTGCACACCGTGCGTCAAGACATCCACGCCCATCCCGAACTCGGTTTTGAAGAAAACCGCACCTCGGCGCTCGTCGCGCAATCCTTGAAAAATTGGGGTTATGACGTGCACACCGGCATCGGCAAAACCGGTGTGGTCGGCGTGCTGCGCAATGGCAGCAGCTCGCGTACGTTGGGCATTCGCGCCGACATGGACGCCTTGCCCATCATCGAAAACACCGGCGCGGCCTACACCAGCCAGCACGCCGGGTGCATGCACGCCTGTGGGCATGATGGCCACACCACCATGCTGCTCGGCGCCGCGCGTTACTTGGCGGCGACGCGGCAATTCGACGGCACCTTGAACCTGATTTTCCAGCCCGCCGAAGAAGGCCAGGGCGGCGCCGAGGCGATGTTGGCGGACGGCTTGCTGGAGCGTTTCCCCTGTGATGGGTTGTTTGGCATGCACAATATGCCGGGCTTGCCCGCTGGGCATTTGGGCTTGCGCGTCGGCCCGATGATGGCGTCCCAGGACTTGCTCACCGTAACGCTGGAAGGCGTCGGCGGCCATGGTTCCATGCCGCATTTGACGGTGGACCCGTTGGTGGCGGCGGCGAGTATGGTCATGGCGTTACAGACGGTGGTGTCGCGCAACATCGACACCCAGGAAGCCGCCGTGGTCACGGTCGGCGCGCTGCAAGCAGGGCAGGCCGCCAATGTGATTCCTCAGCAAGCCCTGTTGCGCCTGAGCCTGCGCGCACTGAACCCCAAGGTGCGCGAGCAGATGCTGGAACGCGTCAACGCCATCATCCAGACCCAGGCCGCCAGCTTCGGCTGCACGGTGCAGATCGAACACCGCCCGGCCTACCCGGTGCTGGTCAACCACGCCGAAGAAACCGAGTTCGCCCGCCAGGTCGGCGTCGCCTTGCTCGGCGCCGATGCGGTGGACGGCAACACCCGCACGCTGATGGGCAGCGAAGACTTCGCCTGGATGCTGCAACGCTGCCCCGGCAGTTACCTGTTTATCGGCAACGGCGTGTCGCGGCCGATGGTGCATAACCCCGCCTATGACTTTAACGACGACATCCTGCTGACCGGCGCCGCCTATTGGGGCGCGCTGGCCGAGAGCTGGCTCAAGCCTGCCTGA
- a CDS encoding citrate-proton symporter: MQISKPGVSRTRQVVAAVIGNALEWYDFIVYGFLASIIARQFFPSQDEYASLLMALATFGVGFFMRPVGGILLGIYSDRKGRKAAMQLIIRLMTVSIALIAFAPNYAAIGMGAPLLIVVARMLQGFATGGEYASATAFLVESAPAHRKGLYGSWQLVGQCLAVFGGAAMVALATYFFSPQTLDLWGWRVPFVLGLLIGPVGLWIRRHMEDPEEFIQARKQATGPAPSLMDVLREHRRSILVSMGLACGATVSFYVVLVNMPTFAHKSLGLPLDQVLMVQMFAVALMTVVIPLSGLLSDRLGRRPVLMAFTLAFFVMVYPLYVWVAAAPSIERLLVMQVLLCTAIGGFFGPAPTALAEQFPIEVRSTGVSVAYNVAVMVFGGFAPLIVTWLTKVLGTPVAPSFYVLFACVLTLLGTYCMQEAPRANRPLPFSSEVKP; the protein is encoded by the coding sequence ATGCAGATTTCAAAACCCGGTGTTTCGCGCACCCGCCAGGTGGTGGCGGCGGTGATCGGCAACGCGCTGGAATGGTATGACTTTATCGTTTACGGCTTTCTGGCCAGCATCATCGCCCGACAGTTTTTCCCCTCGCAGGACGAGTACGCCTCGCTGTTGATGGCCCTGGCCACCTTCGGCGTGGGCTTTTTCATGCGCCCGGTGGGCGGCATCCTGCTGGGTATCTATTCCGACCGCAAAGGCCGCAAGGCGGCGATGCAGTTGATTATCCGGCTGATGACGGTGTCCATCGCGCTGATCGCCTTTGCGCCCAATTACGCCGCCATCGGCATGGGCGCGCCGTTGCTGATCGTGGTGGCGCGCATGCTTCAAGGCTTTGCCACCGGCGGTGAATACGCGAGTGCCACGGCGTTTCTGGTGGAGAGTGCACCGGCCCATCGCAAGGGCTTGTATGGTTCCTGGCAATTGGTGGGGCAATGCCTGGCGGTGTTTGGTGGTGCGGCGATGGTGGCGCTGGCCACGTACTTTTTTTCGCCGCAAACCCTCGACCTGTGGGGCTGGCGTGTGCCGTTCGTATTGGGCTTGCTGATCGGCCCGGTGGGGCTGTGGATTCGCCGGCACATGGAAGACCCGGAAGAATTCATCCAGGCGCGCAAGCAGGCCACCGGCCCGGCGCCGAGTTTGATGGACGTGCTGCGTGAGCATCGACGCAGCATCCTGGTGTCGATGGGCCTGGCGTGCGGCGCGACGGTGTCGTTCTACGTGGTGCTGGTGAACATGCCGACCTTCGCCCACAAAAGTCTTGGCCTGCCGCTGGACCAAGTGCTGATGGTGCAGATGTTTGCGGTGGCGCTGATGACCGTGGTGATTCCGCTGTCCGGCCTGCTCTCGGATCGCCTCGGGCGGCGCCCGGTGTTGATGGCTTTCACCCTGGCCTTCTTCGTGATGGTCTACCCGTTGTATGTGTGGGTGGCCGCTGCGCCGTCCATCGAGCGTTTGCTGGTGATGCAAGTGCTGCTCTGCACGGCCATCGGCGGTTTCTTTGGCCCGGCGCCGACGGCCTTGGCCGAGCAGTTTCCTATCGAGGTGCGCTCGACCGGCGTGTCGGTGGCCTATAACGTGGCGGTAATGGTGTTCGGCGGCTTTGCGCCGTTGATCGTCACCTGGCTGACCAAAGTGCTGGGCACGCCAGTGGCGCCATCGTTTTACGTGCTGTTCGCTTGCGTGCTGACGCTGCTGGGCACTTACTGCATGCAGGAGGCACCGCGGGCGAATAGGCCGCTGCCGTTTTCAAGTGAGGTGAAGCCTTGA
- a CDS encoding amidase — translation MSIVEWDATELSRAIHARHVSCEEVMHAYLAQIQRFNPRVNALVSLRDVDDVLAEARACDRELALGQSRGWMHGMPQAIKDLAATQGLRTTLGSPLFAEHVPSEDAISVARVRASGAIIIGKTNVPEFGLGSQTYNTLFGTTGNAYDPRRVAGGSSGGAAVALALRMLPVADGSDMMGSLRNPAAFNNVFGLRPSQGRVPHGPMPEVFVQQLGTEGPMGRSVTDVARLLSIQAGYDPRVPLSSKDDPTVFGEPLQRDFKGARLGWLGDYNGYLPMDDGVLSLCESALGDFVTLGCEVESCQPEFSLARLWRSWLVHRHWLVHGNLGAAYANPQKRALLKPEAQWEVEGGLGLSAQQVYQASVDRSEWYRALAKLFERYDFLLLPTAQVFPFDAQQAWPRLVGGREMDTYHRWMEVVIGPTLAGLPSMSIPVGFNPGGLPMGLQIIGPAQADRAVLQLAYAHEQLTQWVQRRPPACLASGS, via the coding sequence TTGAGCATTGTTGAGTGGGACGCGACTGAGCTGTCGCGGGCGATTCATGCGCGGCACGTGTCGTGTGAAGAGGTGATGCACGCGTACCTGGCGCAGATCCAGCGCTTCAACCCGCGCGTGAATGCGCTGGTGTCGTTGCGCGACGTCGACGACGTGCTGGCCGAGGCGCGGGCCTGTGATCGCGAACTGGCCCTGGGCCAATCGCGCGGCTGGATGCACGGCATGCCCCAGGCGATCAAGGACCTGGCCGCCACCCAGGGCTTGCGCACCACCTTGGGCTCGCCGTTGTTTGCCGAACATGTGCCCAGCGAAGATGCAATCAGCGTGGCACGGGTGCGGGCCAGCGGCGCGATCATTATCGGCAAGACCAACGTGCCGGAATTCGGCCTCGGCTCGCAGACCTACAACACCCTGTTCGGCACCACCGGCAATGCCTATGACCCACGCCGGGTGGCGGGCGGCAGCAGTGGCGGGGCGGCGGTGGCCCTGGCGCTGCGCATGCTGCCGGTGGCCGATGGCAGCGACATGATGGGCTCGCTGCGCAACCCCGCCGCGTTCAACAATGTGTTTGGCCTGCGCCCGTCGCAAGGGCGCGTGCCGCACGGGCCGATGCCGGAAGTGTTCGTGCAGCAACTGGGCACCGAAGGCCCGATGGGCCGCAGTGTGACCGATGTGGCGCGGTTGCTGAGCATCCAGGCCGGTTACGACCCGCGGGTGCCGTTGTCATCCAAAGACGACCCGACGGTGTTCGGCGAACCCTTGCAGCGCGACTTCAAAGGCGCGCGCCTGGGTTGGTTGGGGGATTACAACGGTTACCTGCCGATGGACGACGGCGTGCTGAGCCTGTGCGAATCGGCTCTTGGCGATTTCGTCACGCTGGGGTGTGAAGTAGAAAGCTGCCAGCCGGAGTTTTCCCTGGCGCGGCTATGGCGCAGTTGGCTGGTACACCGCCATTGGCTGGTGCACGGCAATCTCGGCGCGGCCTACGCCAACCCGCAAAAACGTGCGTTGCTCAAACCCGAGGCGCAATGGGAAGTGGAGGGCGGCCTGGGCCTGAGTGCCCAGCAGGTGTACCAGGCGTCGGTGGATCGCAGCGAGTGGTATCGCGCCCTGGCCAAGTTGTTCGAACGTTACGATTTCCTGTTGCTGCCCACCGCCCAGGTGTTCCCTTTCGATGCACAACAGGCGTGGCCGCGCCTCGTTGGCGGGCGCGAAATGGACACCTACCACCGCTGGATGGAGGTGGTGATCGGGCCGACACTCGCCGGTCTGCCAAGCATGAGTATCCCGGTGGGGTTCAACCCTGGCGGCTTGCCCATGGGCCTGCAGATCATCGGCCCGGCCCAGGCCGACCGCGCGGTGCTGCAATTGGCGTACGCCCATGAACAGTTGACCCAATGGGTGCAGCGCCGGCCACCGGCGTGCCTTGCATCGGGCAGTTGA